The nucleotide window AGCGGGCCGTCATGACCCAATCGAATCACACGCCGGCCACGGCGAGCCACGGCCGCACCGCCATGATCTTCGCCGCCGGACGCGGCGAGCGCATGCGCCCGCTCACCGACACCTGCCCGAAGCCGCTGCTCGCCGTGGGCGGCAAACCGCTTGTCATGTGGCAAATCGAGCGGCTCGCCGCGGCGGGCTACACGCGCATCGTCATTAACCACGCCTGGCTCGGCGCGCAGATCGAATCCGCGCTCGGCGACGGCGCGCGCTTTGGCGTGACGCTCCACTATTCGGCCGAGCACGACGCGCTCGAAACGGCGGGCGGCATTGCGCAGGCGCTGCCGCTCCTCGAGTCGAACGGCGCGCCCGAGGTGTTCCTCGCGGTGAGCGGCGACGTCTACAGCGCCTACGACTTCGCGCGCCTGAACATGCACGCGCAAGCGCTCGCGGCGCAAGCGCAGCCGGGCATGCATCTCGTGATGGTGCCGAACCCGCCGTTCCACCCGAAGGGCGACTTCGCGCTGAGCGATGACGGCCGGCTCGCCCTCGAAGGCGCGCCGCGCTACACGTTCGGCAATATCGGCCTCTATGACACGCGCATGTTCCGCGATCTCGCGCCCGGCACGAAGCGCGCGCTCACACCGTACTATCGCGAGTCCATCGCGCAAGGACGCGTGAGCGGCGAGCTTTACGAAGGCGTTTGGGAAAACGTCGGCACGCCCGCACAGCTCGATGCGCTCGACGCCGCGCTGCGAAATTCGACTCACGCGCACCACGGCTGAAAGCCCGCAAACGCCTGCGCGCGGAGCGTTTCAGTTTCCGCCCGCCGCAGGCAATTCCACTTGCCCCGGTTCTGACTGGGGCGCATCGGCCGCCTTCTGCTGCTGAAGCGCCCACATCTGCGCATAGTGTCCGCCTGCGCGCAGCAACTCCGCATGCGTGCCGCGCTCGACGATGCGCCCATGATCCATCACGATGATCTGCTGCGCGTGCACGACGGTCGAGAGCCGGTGCGCGATCACGAGCGTCGTGCGCTCGCGCGCGATCTGGTCGAGTTCGTGCTGGATGGCCCGCTCCGAGCGCGAATCGAGCGCTGACGTCGCCTCGTCGAACAGCAGAATCGGCGGATTCTTGAGCAGTGTGCGCGCGATCGCCACGCGCTGTTTCTCGCCGCCCGAAAGCTTGAGGCCGCGCTCGCCCACGGGCGTGTCATAGCCCTTGGGCAGACTTTCGATGAACGCGTGAATATGCGCCGCGCGCGCCGCCGCGATCACTTCCTCGCGGCTCGCCGTCGGGCGGCCGTAGGCGATGTTGTAGTAGATCGAGTCGTTGAACAGCACCGTGTCCTGCGGCACGATGCCGATCGAAGCACGCAGCGAATCCTGCGTGACGTCGCGGATATCCTGGCCGTCGATGGTGATCGCGCCACTGTCGTTGCCAGGATCGGCACGGTCGAGATCGTAGAACCGGAACAGGAGCCGCGCGAGCGTGGACTTGCCCGAGCCGCTGTGCCCGACCACGGCCGTGGTCGTGCCCGCCGCAATCGTGAAGCTCAGATCGCGCAGAATCTGACGCGACGGCTCATACGCGAAATTCACATGCGAAAAGCGCACCTCGCCGCCACGCACCGCAAGCGCCTGCGCGCCGGGCACGTCGGCCACTTCGCGCTCGACGGTGAGCAGCGTGAACATGCGGTCCATGTCGGTGAGACTTTGCTTGAGCTCGCGGTACACCACGCCGAGAAAATTCAGCGGAATGTAGAGCTGCAGCATGAACGTGTTGATGAGCACGAGGTCGCCGAGCGTGAGCCGCCCTGCCATCACGCCCTGTGTGGCGCGCCAGAGGATGAACACGAGCCCGGTGCCGATGATCGCCTGCTGCCCGAAGTTCAGCGCGGAAAGTGAGTGCTGCGACCGGATCGCGGCCTGCCGGTAGCGGTGCAGGTTTTCGTCGTAGCGCTTCGTCTCCCACTCTTCGTTGCCGAAGTACTTCACGGTCTCGTAGTTGATGAGCGAATCGATCGCACGCGCGTTGGCGCGCGAATCGAGTTCATTCATCGTGCGGCGAAAATGCGTGCGCCACTCGGTCACCTTCACCGTGAACACGATGTACGCAACGAGCGCGATGAGCGTGACGATCGCGTAATACGCCTCGTACTTCACCACGAAGAAGCCGAGCACGAGGCCCACTTCGACGAGCGTCGGCAGGATGCTGTAGAGCGAGTAGGAAATGAGTTGCGTGATGCCGCGCGTGCCGCGCTCGATGTCGCGCGACATGCCGCCTGTTTGCCGCTCGAGATGAAAGCGCAGCGAGAGCGCATGCAGATGGCGGAACACCTTGAGCGCGAGCTGGCGCACGGCGCTCTCGGTCACTTTCGAAAACAGGATTTCGCGCAGCTCGGTGAAGAGCGATGTCGAGAGGCGCACCACCGCGTAAGCCACCACCAGCAGCCCAATGCCGCCCGCGAGCACGATGCCCGGGGCGTGCTCCGCGCGACCGAGCGCGGTGAGATGGCGCACGGGAGCCAGGCCATCGACGATGTGCTTCATCACGATCGGCACGCCCAGGTTGGCCACCTTGGCGCCGATCAGGCAGGTGAGCGCGAACCCCACGCGCCATCGGTACGCGGTGAGGTACGGCAGCAGCGAGAGAATCGTCTGCCAGTCGTTGCGCGGCCCGGTGGCGGGCAGCGCGGGTTCGTTGGAAGCGGGAAAGCGGCGCATGGGGCGAGCAGCGAGAACGTGCGAATTGCCGTGCGGAATGCGGCGCGCGAAAGCCGGTTCAGGAACCGGAGGCTGGCGCGGCGCAGGCGGCACGGCGAGTCATGTGGGGTTATCGGCGACGGGTTTGGCGAAGGTGGAAGGCTCTAATCGAGCCGAGCGCCGCGCCTTATGCTTTCCCGTACAATTCCTGATCAACGTATTGTCGCAGAAGGCGGCGCGCGCCGCTGAGCGCGCCACGCCGGCCCCAAGTCCGCTCCTTGGCGCCGTCCGCCGTTCGATCCCTTTTCATGGAAGCCCGATGACCGACTCCTTCCCGCTCCCCCAAAAATCGCCTGCGCTGCGCGTCGTGCCGCAACCCTCGGACGCCAACGTTCACGGCGACGTCTTCGGCGGCTGGATCATGGCGCAGGTCGACATTGCCGGTTCGATTCCGGCGAGCCGCCGCGCCAACGGACGCGTCGCGACCGTCGCAGTGAACTCGTTCGTGTTCAAGCAACCGGTGTTCGTCGGCGATCTGCTGAGTTTCTACGCCGAGATCGTCAAGACCGGTAACACCTCGGTGACCGTCGAGGTCGAGGTGTACGCGCAGCGTATGCGCCTTCAGGAGGAGGTCGTGAAGGTGACGGAAGCCACGCTCACCTATGTCGCGACCGGCACGGACCGTCGCCCGCGGCAGCTACCGCCGATCGAATAACACAAAAGCGAACGCAACGACGAACGCAACCGCGATCGAATCAGCCCACGCCCGGCCGTTGGGCCGGGCTCAAACCGTCCACGCAAGCCCTGGCGTTTCCTCGTACGTTGCGCTCGCGCGCAAAAGCGCCGCGGCCTCGTCGCCCGGTAGCGGCGGCGCAAAGAAGTAACCCTGCAGCTCGTCGCACGCGCGATCGCGCAAGAAGGCGAATTGCGCCGACGTCTCCACCCCTTCCGCAATCACCTGCAACTGCAACTCGTGCGCAAGCGCGATGATGGCCGCCGTGATCGTTTCGTC belongs to Paraburkholderia flagellata and includes:
- the murU gene encoding N-acetylmuramate alpha-1-phosphate uridylyltransferase MurU — translated: MIFAAGRGERMRPLTDTCPKPLLAVGGKPLVMWQIERLAAAGYTRIVINHAWLGAQIESALGDGARFGVTLHYSAEHDALETAGGIAQALPLLESNGAPEVFLAVSGDVYSAYDFARLNMHAQALAAQAQPGMHLVMVPNPPFHPKGDFALSDDGRLALEGAPRYTFGNIGLYDTRMFRDLAPGTKRALTPYYRESIAQGRVSGELYEGVWENVGTPAQLDALDAALRNSTHAHHG
- a CDS encoding ABCB family ABC transporter ATP-binding protein/permease, producing MRRFPASNEPALPATGPRNDWQTILSLLPYLTAYRWRVGFALTCLIGAKVANLGVPIVMKHIVDGLAPVRHLTALGRAEHAPGIVLAGGIGLLVVAYAVVRLSTSLFTELREILFSKVTESAVRQLALKVFRHLHALSLRFHLERQTGGMSRDIERGTRGITQLISYSLYSILPTLVEVGLVLGFFVVKYEAYYAIVTLIALVAYIVFTVKVTEWRTHFRRTMNELDSRANARAIDSLINYETVKYFGNEEWETKRYDENLHRYRQAAIRSQHSLSALNFGQQAIIGTGLVFILWRATQGVMAGRLTLGDLVLINTFMLQLYIPLNFLGVVYRELKQSLTDMDRMFTLLTVEREVADVPGAQALAVRGGEVRFSHVNFAYEPSRQILRDLSFTIAAGTTTAVVGHSGSGKSTLARLLFRFYDLDRADPGNDSGAITIDGQDIRDVTQDSLRASIGIVPQDTVLFNDSIYYNIAYGRPTASREEVIAAARAAHIHAFIESLPKGYDTPVGERGLKLSGGEKQRVAIARTLLKNPPILLFDEATSALDSRSERAIQHELDQIARERTTLVIAHRLSTVVHAQQIIVMDHGRIVERGTHAELLRAGGHYAQMWALQQQKAADAPQSEPGQVELPAAGGN
- a CDS encoding acyl-CoA thioesterase, with the protein product MTDSFPLPQKSPALRVVPQPSDANVHGDVFGGWIMAQVDIAGSIPASRRANGRVATVAVNSFVFKQPVFVGDLLSFYAEIVKTGNTSVTVEVEVYAQRMRLQEEVVKVTEATLTYVATGTDRRPRQLPPIE